Proteins from one Streptosporangium becharense genomic window:
- a CDS encoding histidinol-phosphate transaminase: MKLGDLPIRDDLRGRTPYGAPQIDVPVRLNTNENPYGPSASLVGDLAEAVRRSAGDLNRYPDRDALELRRELAAYLGHGLAPEQVWAANGSNEVIQQILQAFGGPGRVAMGFEPSYSMHPIISTGASTEWVAGAREDDFGIDPAKAVAAIEEHRPDVVFLTSPNNPTGTALDPEVIARIVGAAPGMVVVDEAYFEFARTGTPSALTLLPDNPRLIVTRTMSKAFAMAGTRLGYLAAHPAVVEALLLVRLPYHLSSLTQAAALVALAHRDELLGTVDALRAERDAVVEWLRGRGLTVADSDANFVLFGRFADRRAVWQGLLEHGVLIREVGPPEWLRVSVGTVEEMAAFRAALEEVL, translated from the coding sequence GTGAAGCTCGGCGACCTGCCGATCCGCGACGACCTGCGGGGCCGCACGCCGTACGGTGCCCCCCAGATCGACGTCCCGGTCAGGCTGAACACCAACGAGAACCCCTACGGCCCCTCCGCCTCCCTGGTCGGCGACCTGGCCGAGGCGGTGCGCCGGAGCGCGGGCGACCTCAACCGCTACCCCGACCGCGACGCCCTGGAGCTCCGCCGGGAACTGGCGGCTTACCTCGGCCACGGGCTCGCCCCGGAGCAGGTCTGGGCCGCGAACGGTTCCAACGAGGTCATCCAGCAGATCCTGCAGGCGTTCGGCGGGCCCGGCCGCGTCGCGATGGGGTTCGAGCCGTCCTATTCGATGCACCCGATCATCTCCACCGGCGCCTCGACCGAGTGGGTCGCCGGGGCACGGGAGGACGATTTCGGCATCGACCCGGCCAAGGCGGTCGCCGCGATCGAGGAGCACCGGCCCGACGTCGTCTTCCTGACCTCCCCGAACAATCCGACCGGCACCGCGCTCGACCCGGAGGTGATCGCCCGGATCGTCGGGGCCGCGCCGGGCATGGTCGTGGTCGACGAGGCGTACTTCGAGTTCGCCCGCACCGGAACCCCGTCGGCGCTGACCCTGCTGCCGGACAATCCCCGGCTCATCGTGACGCGGACGATGTCCAAGGCGTTCGCGATGGCGGGCACCCGGCTGGGTTACCTGGCAGCGCATCCGGCGGTGGTCGAGGCGCTGCTGCTGGTCCGGCTGCCCTACCACCTGTCCTCGCTGACCCAGGCGGCGGCGCTGGTCGCGCTGGCCCACCGTGACGAGCTGCTCGGCACGGTCGACGCGCTGCGCGCCGAGCGCGACGCCGTCGTGGAGTGGCTGCGCGGCAGGGGGCTGACGGTCGCCGACTCCGACGCCAACTTCGTGCTGTTCGGCCGTTTCGCGGATCGCCGTGCCGTCTGGCAGGGGTTGCTGGAGCACGGCGTGCTGATCCGCGAGGTGGGCCCGCCTGAGTGGTTGAGAGTGTCCGTCGGAACGGTCGAGGAGATGGCGGCCTTCCGCGCCGCCCTGGAGGAAGTCCTGTGA